The Trichosurus vulpecula isolate mTriVul1 chromosome 4, mTriVul1.pri, whole genome shotgun sequence genome contains a region encoding:
- the LOC118846748 gene encoding 39S ribosomal protein L49, mitochondrial-like, protein MAIFSVVVAVVASALCPGLKACGLRGRPACGLHWQSQTQEPSAYPGIVESTEEYKFVERLIPPAGILEPPRHQSYPTPSSWQPPKDPPPLLPYFIRRSRMHNVPVYTELTHGNRQMTVIPNVERDIWALQKDVEEFLTPLTPVTQVNEVTGTLCIKGYFDQQLKAWLLEKGF, encoded by the exons ATGGCAATATTCA GTGTGGTGGTGGCGGTCGTGGCGTCCGCCCTTTGCCCTGGGCTGAAGGCTTGCGGGCTGCGTGGACGCCCGGCCTGCGGGCTCCACTGGCAGAGCCAGACCCAGGAGCCATCTGCCTACCCTGGAATTGTGGAGTCCACTGAAGAATACAAATTTGTGGAACGCCTCATCCCCCCTGCTGGCATTCTGGAACCCCCCAGACACCAGAGTTACCCCACACCGAGTAGCTGGCAGCCTCCAAAAGACCCCCCACCACTTCTCCCCTACTTCATTCGCCGTTCCCGGATGCACAATGTCCCTGTCTACACCGAGCTCACACATGGCAACCGTCAAATGACTGTGATCCCTAACGTGGAGAGGGACATTTGGGCCCTGCAGAAAGATGTGGAAGAATTCCTGACTCCGCTGACACCCGTGACACAGGTCAACGAGGTGACTGGAACCCTGTGTATCAAGGGTTACTTTGATCAGCAACTCAAAGCCTGGCTTCTGGAGAAGGGCTTCTGA